Proteins found in one Ptychodera flava strain L36383 chromosome 16, AS_Pfla_20210202, whole genome shotgun sequence genomic segment:
- the LOC139114880 gene encoding uncharacterized protein yields MSSMWNLNCMDQLVEKSLPCTFHGCLPGSDCCHYSFRFGHELNRNVNNDIKKAVKNQLEEDEAVIQVAMKTYFFTKRKEKKREASGKAESFRRKQARRQRKQQKLMRRKETLKKCSSVDEETKDKLKAVMNTMYMSSEDTDSLAEFDSSDDDLGITRKAKPLRKRPLLWRAKFLNDTFSMLDKRHERKLNKMGVVLYMTRREGSASTRPLPDGSPSWAVRSSHLERDNE; encoded by the exons ATGTCTTCAATGTGGAATTTAAATTGTATGGACCAATTAGTGGAGAAAAGTCTGCCTTGTACTTTTCATGGTTGCTTGCCAGGGTCTGACTGTTGCCATTATTCTTTCAGATTTGGTCACGAACTTAATCGCAATGTTAATAATGACATAAAGAAAGCAGTAAAGAACCAGCTTGAGGAAGATGAAGCTGTCATTCAGG TTGCCATGAAGacgtatttttttacaaaaaggaaagaaaaaaagaggGAGGCTTCTGGGAAGGCAGAATCGTTTCGAAGAAAGCAAGCAAGGAGGCAGAGAAAGCAGCAG AAATTAATGAGAAGAAAAGAAACTCTTAAGAAGTGCTCATCGGTTGACGAAGAGACAAAGGACAAACTGAAAGCTGTTATGAACACCATGTATATGTCATCAGAGGATACAGATTCATTGGCGGAGTTTGATTCTTCTGACGACGATTTAGGAATAACGAGAAAAGccaaaccgctgcgtaaaaggCCCCTGCTCTGGAGAGCTAAGTTTTTAAATGACACTTTTTCAATGCTAGATAAGAGACACGAaagaaaattgaacaaaatgggGGTGGTTTTATACATGACAAGGAGGGAGGGCTCTGCATCCACTAGGCCATTGCCTGATGGGTCTCCTTCATGGGCAGTGAGGAGTTCACATCTGGAGAGGGACAATGAGTAA